A portion of the Punica granatum isolate Tunisia-2019 chromosome 7, ASM765513v2, whole genome shotgun sequence genome contains these proteins:
- the LOC116214757 gene encoding UV-B-induced protein At3g17800, chloroplastic-like isoform X1, with protein sequence MDYCLSNHTICAPQPLPSALKPDSLRVSDLGRRIACARPRLPRRRPLAVTAGPSHCESSSLNTPLVPRSAVGKYLSRVLQNQRQLFHVAVSEELKLLADDRDSAVARMVLSDGSDEACLHRRIVELKERDCRNTIEDVMYMLILFKFSDIKVQLVPKLSRCIYNGRLEIWPAKDWELESIYSYDVLEMIKEHVYAVTGLRPKSSVTDHWATTQVCLWHLSNIYAASILYGYFLKSASTRYRLEQTLSLSDSDQGILRNSLQPSKTWPYGWNNLVLGKRGNETEPSPLDQTSTKLSCYMMGFDSETLRRCAKVRSTVATELIEKQTIALFGDRRSLVSTGKEMGGQVIRTSFSSLKRLVLEAVAFGSFLWDIEEHVDSVYSIRGR encoded by the exons ATGGACTATTGCCTCTCCAACCACACTATCTGCGCCCCTCAGCCTCTGCCTTCCGCGTTGAAGCCGGACTCCCTCAGGGTCTCCGACCTCGGCCGGAGGATCGCCTGCGCTCGTCCTCGTCTTCCCCGGCGCCGGCCCCTGGCCGTGACCGCCGGGCCCAGCCACTGCGAGTCCAGCAGCCTCAACACGCCGCTGGTGCCCCGGTCCGCCGTGGGGAAGTACCTGAGCAGAGTGTTGCAGAACCAGCGGCAGCTGTTCCACGTGGCGGTCTCTGAGGAGCTCAAGCTGCTGGCCGATGATCGCGACTCCGCCGTCGCCCGCATGGTCCTCAGCGACGGCTCCGACGAAGCTTGCCTCCACAG GAGGATCGTGGAGCTTAAGGAGCGGGATTGCAGAAACACTATTGAAGATGTCATGTACATGCTTATCCTCTTCAAGTTTTCTGATATCAAAGTCCAGTTGGTCCCGAAGCTTTCTAGGTGCATCTACAATGGAAGACTAGAGATATGGCCTGCAAAGGACTGGGAACTAGAGTCTATCTACAGCTACGATGTCCTTGAAATGATCAAGGAGCACGTTTATGCTGTCACAGGACTGAGGCCAAAATCTAGTGTCACAGACCACTGGGCCACAACCCAGGTCTGCCTGTGGCATCTCAGCAACATCTATGCGGCCTCAATATTGTACGGATACTTCCTAAAGTCTGCTTCCACGAGGTACCGCTTGGAACAGACTTTGTCTCTGTCTGATAGCGACCAAGGAATCCTCAGGAACTCCCTTCAGCCTTCCAAAACTTGGCCTTATGGGTGGAACAACCTCGTCTTAGGTAAAAGAGGAAACGAGACGGAACCCTCTCCCCTGGACCAGACATCTACGAAGCTAAGCTGTTACATGATGGGTTTCGACTCGGAGACACTGCGTAGATGCGCAAAGGTGAGGTCAACTGTGGCCACGGAATTGATCGAGAAGCAGACTATTGCGCTGTTTGGGGACAGGCGTTCTTTGGTGTCGACGGGAAAGGAAATGGGTGGTCAGGTGATACGGACCTCATTCTCGAGTCTAAAGAGGCTGGTTCTTGAGGCTGTGGCTTTTGGGTCTTTCCTCTGGGACATCGAGGAGCATGTTGATTCTGTGTATAGTATCCGCGGCAGGTGA
- the LOC116214757 gene encoding UV-B-induced protein At3g17800, chloroplastic-like isoform X2 gives MIATPPSPAWSSATAPTKLASTVTNSDCLVPLNHATWSSGKLKLRIVELKERDCRNTIEDVMYMLILFKFSDIKVQLVPKLSRCIYNGRLEIWPAKDWELESIYSYDVLEMIKEHVYAVTGLRPKSSVTDHWATTQVCLWHLSNIYAASILYGYFLKSASTRYRLEQTLSLSDSDQGILRNSLQPSKTWPYGWNNLVLGKRGNETEPSPLDQTSTKLSCYMMGFDSETLRRCAKVRSTVATELIEKQTIALFGDRRSLVSTGKEMGGQVIRTSFSSLKRLVLEAVAFGSFLWDIEEHVDSVYSIRGR, from the exons ATGATCGCGACTCCGCCGTCGCCCGCATGGTCCTCAGCGACGGCTCCGACGAAGCTTGCCTCCACAG TTACCAATTCTGACTGCCTTGTCCCACTGAACCACGCTACGTGGAGTTCCGGCAAACTGAAGCt GAGGATCGTGGAGCTTAAGGAGCGGGATTGCAGAAACACTATTGAAGATGTCATGTACATGCTTATCCTCTTCAAGTTTTCTGATATCAAAGTCCAGTTGGTCCCGAAGCTTTCTAGGTGCATCTACAATGGAAGACTAGAGATATGGCCTGCAAAGGACTGGGAACTAGAGTCTATCTACAGCTACGATGTCCTTGAAATGATCAAGGAGCACGTTTATGCTGTCACAGGACTGAGGCCAAAATCTAGTGTCACAGACCACTGGGCCACAACCCAGGTCTGCCTGTGGCATCTCAGCAACATCTATGCGGCCTCAATATTGTACGGATACTTCCTAAAGTCTGCTTCCACGAGGTACCGCTTGGAACAGACTTTGTCTCTGTCTGATAGCGACCAAGGAATCCTCAGGAACTCCCTTCAGCCTTCCAAAACTTGGCCTTATGGGTGGAACAACCTCGTCTTAGGTAAAAGAGGAAACGAGACGGAACCCTCTCCCCTGGACCAGACATCTACGAAGCTAAGCTGTTACATGATGGGTTTCGACTCGGAGACACTGCGTAGATGCGCAAAGGTGAGGTCAACTGTGGCCACGGAATTGATCGAGAAGCAGACTATTGCGCTGTTTGGGGACAGGCGTTCTTTGGTGTCGACGGGAAAGGAAATGGGTGGTCAGGTGATACGGACCTCATTCTCGAGTCTAAAGAGGCTGGTTCTTGAGGCTGTGGCTTTTGGGTCTTTCCTCTGGGACATCGAGGAGCATGTTGATTCTGTGTATAGTATCCGCGGCAGGTGA